Proteins from one Drosophila gunungcola strain Sukarami chromosome 2R unlocalized genomic scaffold, Dgunungcola_SK_2 000012F, whole genome shotgun sequence genomic window:
- the LOC128255889 gene encoding uncharacterized protein LOC128255889 — protein MENSLKMKRASLLTQSLLQTVESWGQPVSWRDPESHRNKVANLSESTEVAFRERNSLKVVTMREGKLIVDDIVQDMLDKKRGAFTPSESECSLDEDLRESLSMDPRLKLWHDTLQNRAAVQAKIQRRLGRRPHEMLINVAAPRDRGTVERMLDLAGRLSPTSLAQRRPAVLPAQIDPQQCRILPELQETLPRAERSGRAELEVSGLTRATRQEILGTATRDPGKTAQWLDCRQLEERIERQSGDIRRVVQFFPDVDKLEVVGGTLHEGLDRRDKTKPIERVSCGSVYSVSSSSQFPPEEAEQPAEQRTEQRAEPLRAEPAPETWTTRAAVRINGVLFHNSGKRSVVPEIANVFFECHPYQNVVKEVARVENVGRQVLSCQWAVPDCKRTGKCVSGRWQDSLVLSQRTFTVFPGEEHVCRALFRPRGCHLLKQCYELRIFPNVVGTVQSNFVARLTGRCVPAPEYTNQLRRRQQLVTDESKKRMADDLAQVQASIVPLLQPHEVVCPCDRTLDEREVFNAENPGYHCDRFDDLETLKALHQALKKPRESAWDLRLETIREVILRLPDSNQRSRHFAKLVEVQEALKRGGTQGFLTHCCRNDERIRSRFIYVRGCIGNGIQEWEELMASMELNGLKLEVNRFQVRQQDGWDYSDTEDEGSEPKSWMRQLRKDNLGLYLLKKLRSRKTYRDSLYMQTYSHLCDMAENMVSVIESTQNA, from the coding sequence ATGGAAAACTCACTTAAGATGAAAAGGGCAAGTCTGTTGACGCAGTCCTTGCTGCAGACCGTGGAGTCCTGGGGGCAGCCCGTGTCCTGGAGGGATCCTGAGTCCCACCGGAACAAAGTGGCGAATCTGTCGGAAAGCACGGAGGTGGCCTTCCGCGAGCGGAACTCCCTCAAGGTCGTCACAATGCGGGAGGGCAAGCTGATAGTGGACGACATTGTCCAGGACATGTTGGACAAGAAGCGGGGCGCCTTCACGCCGTCCGAGTCGGAGTGTTCGCTGGACGAGGACCTGCGGGAGTCGCTGAGCATGGATCCCCGCCTGAAGCTGTGGCACGACACGCTCCAGAACCGCGCCGCCGTCCAGGCGAAGATCCAGCGCAGGCTGGGCCGCCGGCCCCACGAGATGCTGATCAACGTGGCGGCCCCCAGGGATCGGGGCACCGTGGAGCGGATGCTGGACCTCGCGGGGCGCCTGAGCCCCACGTCTCTGGCCCAGCGCAGGCCTGCCGTCCTGCCCGCCCAGATTGACCCGCAGCAGTGCCGCATCCTGCCGGAGTTGCAGGAGACGCTGCCGCGGGCCGAGCGGAGCGGGCGGGCGGAGCTGGAGGTCAGTGGCCTGACCCGCGCCACCAGGCAGGAGATCCTGGGCACGGCGACCAGGGACCCCGGTAAGACCGCCCAGTGGCTGGACTGCCGACAGCTGGAGGAGCGCATCGAGCGGCAGAGCGGCGACATCAGGCGCGTGGTGCAGTTCTTTCCGGACGTGGACAAGCTGGAAGTGGTGGGCGGCACCTTGCACGAGGGACTTGATCGGCGCGACAAGACCAAGCCGATCGAGCGGGTGTCCTGCGGCTCCGTTTACAGCGTGAGCAGCTCGTCGCAGTTCCCGCCGGAGGAGGCAGAGCAGCCGGCAGAGCAGCGGACAGAGCAGCGGGCAGAGCCTCTAAGGGCGGAGCCTGCCCCCGAGACTTGGACCACCCGGGCCGCCGTCAGGATCAACGGCGTGCTGTTCCACAACTCTGGCAAGCGGAGTGTCGTGCCCGAGATCGCGAACGTTTTCTTCGAGTGCCACCCGTACCAGAACGTCGTCAAGGAGGTGGCCCGTGTTGAGAACGTGGGCCGCCAGGTGCTCAGCTGCCAGTGGGCCGTTCCGGACTGCAAGCGCACCGGCAAATGCGTCTCCGGCCGCTGGCAGGACAGCCTCGTCCTGTCGCAGCGCACCTTCACCGTCTTCCCGGGCGAGGAGCACGTTTGCCGGGCTCTGTTCCGCCCGCGTGGCTGCCACCTGCTGAAGCAGTGCTACGAGCTGCGCATCTTCCCGAACGTCGTCGGCACGGTGCAGAGCAACTTCGTGGCCCGGCTGACGGGTCGCTGTGTTCCGGCCCCGGAGTACACAAACCAACTGAGGCGCCGTCAGCAGTTGGTCACGGACGAGTCCAAGAAGCGGATGGCCGACGACCTGGCCCAGGTTCAGGCCTCCATAGTTCCGCTTCTGCAGCCGCACGAGGTGGTGTGTCCCTGTGACCGGACTCTCGACGAACGGGAGGTGTTCAACGCCGAGAATCCGGGCTACCATTGCGATCGGTTCGACGACCTGGAGACCCTTAAGGCCCTGCACCAAGCCCTGAAGAAACCCCGGGAGTCCGCTTGGGACCTTCGACTGGAGACGATCCGCGAGGTAATCCTGCGGCTACCTGATTCCAACCAACGGAGTAGGCACTTCGCCAAGCTCGTCGAGGTCCAAGAGGCACTGAAGCGGGGCGGCACCCAGGGTTTCCTCACTCACTGTTGTCGGAATGACGAGAGGATCCGGTCCAGGTTCATCTATGTGCGCGGCTGCATCGGCAACGGCATCCAGGAGTGGGAGGAGCTGATGGCCTCAATGGAGCTGAATGGTCTGAAGCTGGAGGTGAACCGCTTTCAGGTCAGGCAGCAGGACGGGTGGGACTATTCCGACACCGAGGACGAAGGATCGGAACCGAAGTCATGGATGCGTCAGCTGCGTAAGGATAATCTCGGCCTGTACCTACTCAAGAAACTGCGCTCGAGGAAGACCTACAGGGACAGCCTCTACATGCAGACCTACTCGCACCTGTGTGACATGGCCGAGAACATGGTGTCCGTCATCGAGAGCACGCAGAACGCTTGA
- the LOC128255890 gene encoding uncharacterized protein LOC128255890 translates to MCSSPVNLPTKEGSSEDIIQTEGLANDLIDNILKEHTERGLHQESDSFASSCLGPSSGKCKTKVDHRLEYWKNMIIQRRALQERLRNQVGRIPEKMIFNRQGKVVRVLAETVGLPRHSAAELLGGKDPKEDDDNGGLPKISSLEVVGKKCKDCQKALLTVPCPKVTYNECSIELSRSSGGDEVVPLVQTVQKSSFEPSVRINGVHYGPRVPAFSPLADRTFTCHPFQRHLRSIVRIENSGSREVQFSWRQVNFFSGNDTLLEACSGDFVFDVGPFMLFPGEFRDVTVLYQPRFVAIVKQRWLLCTRPRIFLCRPYGFTLNLNGRCTPPKEYLDRLQLERLPRVPCLPPVPLERQDEILCPYARELEEREAFNRRNRSFQCRTHGDLERLKEFYERVSPSPLFSRPWDYSVHSLIHRVCHGQDTRQRIEHLSELTQMLDGLRGAPGPPLGRVDLPERLRERHRTKMIYVRGILASRLEEWQERIAKDSTVRDSIYFQLYGLMCNAAEDIVSVIESTAQI, encoded by the coding sequence atgtgCTCAAGTCCGGTGAATCTGCCGACCAAAGAGGGCTCCTCCGAGGACATTATCCAAACGGAAGGCCTGGCCAACGACCTCATAGACAACATTTTGAAGGAGCACACTGAGCGTGGTCTCCACCAAGAGTCGGACTCGTTTGCATCTTCATGTTTGGGTCCCTCCTCTGGAAAATGTAAGACTAAAGTGGACCATCGACTGGAGTACTGGAAGAACATGATTATTCAGCGGCGGGCATTGCAGGAGAGGCTGCGGAACCAGGTGGGCAGGATTCCAGAAAAGATGATCTTCAATCGCCAGGGGAAGGTAGTGAGGGTTCTTGCTGAGACTGTAGGACTTCCAAGACATTCTGCTGCTGAATTGCTGGGGGGAAAAGATCCAAAAGAGGATGATGACAACGGCGGTTTACCCAAAATCTCTAGTCTAGAGGTGGTGGGCAAGAAGTGCAAGGATTGTCAGAAGGCCCTTCTGACTGTTCCCTGCCCAAAAGTCACTTATAACGAATGCTCCATTGAACTCTCAAGGTCGAGTGGAGGAGACGAGGTCGTCCCATTGGTACAGACGGTCCAGAAGTCGTCGTTTGAACCAAGCGTCCGTATTAACGGAGTCCATTATGGGCCACGTgttccggcattctcgccacTTGCGGATAGGACCTTCACTTGCCATCCCTTCCAGCGCCACTTGCGCAGCATAGTTCGCATCGAGAATAGCGGAAGCCGAGAAGTACAGTTCAGTTGGAGACAGGTCAACTTCTTCTCGGGCAACGACACTCTGCTGGAAGCCTGTTCCGGAGATTTTGTGTTTGATGTGGGCCCCTTTATGCTTTTTCCGGGCGAGTTCCGGGATGTTACCGTTCTCTACCAGCCTCGCTTCGTGGCCATCGTCAAGCAGCGCTGGCTGCTCTGCACCAGACCTCGGATCTTCCTCTGCCGACCCTATGGCTTCACGTTGAACCTAAACGGTCGCTGCACTCCGCCCAAGGAGTACCTGGACCGCCTGCAACTGGAGAGACTGCCGCGAGTTCCCTGCTTGCCGCCAGTGCCACTGGAGCGGCAGGACGAGATCCTCTGTCCATATGCCCGGGAGCTGGAGGAGCGAGAGGCCTTCAACCGGCGCAACAGAAGCTTCCAGTGCCGCACACACGGAGACTTGGAGCGCCTGAAGGAGTTTTACGAGCGGGTGAGTCCTTCGCCTTTGTTTTCCCGCCCGTGGGACTACAGTGTGCACTCGCTCATTCATCGGGTGTGTCACGGTCAGGACACTCGGCAGCGCATTGAGCACCTGTCCGAACTGACCCAAATGCTCGACGGCCTGCGAGGAGCACCTGGTCCGCCACTTGGCAGGGTGGACTTACCTGAAAGGTTGAGGGAACGTCACCGCACAAAGATGATTTATGTGCGGGGGATACTCGCCAGTCGCTTGGAGGAATGGCAAGAGAGGATTGCCAAGGACTCAACCGTCCGGGACTCAATCTACTTCCAGTTGTACGGACTGATGTGCAATGCGGCCGAGGATATTGTGTCGGTGATCGAGAGCACAGCTCAGATTTAG
- the LOC128255887 gene encoding uncharacterized protein LOC128255887, producing MDNQDKDSVLEENQQQAIEEQAINQTDSTMTRKTESENFSKFTLANMVSLPSTLSAPTTRSAAQAQLNATSPMGKYTERMVEDILNEIFVERRGDFPETSSSCHLAEMPWPREEPEREPHVDKRLRYWKEVLHQRKELQRRVQRETGKLASEVLFNRRSTLDNRDGQTVKRLLDYADRMESERLMAAPVAKLPDLCDPCSCQPVPGLEATAPRAERLGYKDVEIVGLPEISKRELLGREALQQKTPPGWLQSPFLDERLEQRFGAIQNVVEFFPDVANLQVKGTAIAKLERPPKTTLVRVDSLHTVTNSDSPSVCSEECVCESLGATEDHSTGMAPGVPEVPEVQGVPEVPEVGLRVNGVDYLPGEGVKECFEIVTRFSCDPFRRRIKHVLQLTNIGQQVLSFTWRQSTYFYNRGSLLLARDNEFYFDLEGFRLAQGESRSLVVLYQPRKVAMTMELWLLQVQPRIFCGRQESLLLRFHGRCSPPADYLAKLLECQCACICKSDALAMGGLTTHLGALAPLVVPPPACCPYERPLDEREAFNALNPGYHCARFDDLEVLRALHQRLKKPREPLWDLRLSTIRELILRVEGLVEREQTFAAFTDLLAPLLGGAPPLTTASQRDEQRQRSRFIYVRGVICNGIAEWEDLMCNVEDSFFKPELQRFYQSLLGDSEQEAEGDDDGEMSGEEPRPPPSPVTPIDMQKLMEIIGEAELDEEKIRAAVMRSLYRSKYFRDSLYIQTYSHLCNMSEDIVSVIESTEEVPT from the coding sequence ATGGACAACCAGGACAAGGACAGTGTGCTGGAGGAGAATCAGCAGCAGGCGATAGAGGAGCAAGCCATCAACCAGACGGACTCCACAATGACCCGCAAGACCGAGTCCGAGAACTTCTCGAAGTTCACCCTAGCCAACATGGTGTCGCTGCCCTCTACACTGTCCGCTCCCACGACCCGCTCGGCGGCGCAGGCCCAGCTGAACGCCACCTCGCCCATGGGCAAGTACACGGAGCGCATGGTGGAGGACATCCTGAACGAGATCTTCGTGGAGCGGCGCGGCGACTTCCCGGagacctcctcctcctgccaCCTGGCCGAGATGCCGTGGCCGCGCGAGGAGCCGGAGCGGGAGCCGCACGTGGACAAGCGCCTGCGCTACTGGAAGGAGGTTCTGCACCAGCGCAAGGAGCTGCAGAGGCGCGTCCAGCGGGAGACGGGCAAGCTGGCCAGCGAGGTGCTCTTCAACCGCCGCTCCACGCTGGACAACCGCGACGGGCAGACGGTGAAGCGGCTGCTGGACTACGCGGACCGCATGGAGAGCGAGCGTCTGATGGCCGCTCCGGTGGCCAAGCTTCCCGACCTGTGCGATCCGTGCTCCTGCCAGCCCGTGCCCGGACTGGAGGCCACGGCCCCGCGGGCCGAGAGGCTGGGCTACAAGGACGTGGAGATCGTGGGGCTGCCCGAGATCAGCAAGCGGGAGCTGCTGGGCAGGGAGGCCCTGCAGCAGAAGACCCCGCCGGGTTGGCTGCAGTCGCCGTTCCTGGACGAGCGGCTGGAGCAGCGCTTCGGGGCCATACAGAACGTGGTCGAGTTCTTCCCCGACGTGGCTAACCTGCAGGTGAAAGGCACGGCCATCGCCAAGCTGGAGCGGCCCCCAAAGACGACTCTGGTGAGGGTGGACTCCCTCCACACGGTGACCAACAGCGACAGTCCGTCCGTCTGCTCCGAGGAGTGCGTCTGCGAGTCCTTGGGCGCCACGGAGGACCATTCGACGGGAATGGCGCCTGGTGTGCCGGAAGTGCCGGAAGTGCAGGGTGTGCCGGAAGTGCCGGAGGTGGGACTGCGGGTGAACGGAGTGGACTACTTACCCGGGGAGGGAGTCAAGGAGTGCTTTGAGATCGTCACGCGCTTCAGCTGCGATCCCTTCCGGCGACGCATCAAGCACGTGCTGCAGCTGACCAACATCGGCCAGCAGGTGCTCTCCTTCACCTGGAGGCAGAGCACGTACTTCTACAACCGCGGATCGCTGCTGCTGGCCCGCGACAACGAGTTTTACTTCGACCTGGAGGGCTTCCGGCTGGCGCAGGGCGAGAGCCGCAGCCTGGTGGTGCTCTACCAGCCCCGCAAGGTGGCCATGACCATGGAGCTGTGGCTGCTCCAGGTGCAGCCCCGCATCTTCTGCGGCCGCCAGgagtcgctgctgctgcgcttCCACGGACGCTGCTCCCCGCCGGCGGACTACCTGGCCAAGCTGCTGGAGTGCCAGTGCGCCTGCATCTGCAAGTCGGATGCGCTGGCCATGGGCGGGCTGACCACCCACCTGGGAGCCCTGGCGCCCCTGGTGGTGCCTCCGCCGGCCTGCTGTCCCTACGAGCGGCCGCTGGACGAGCGCGAGGCCTTCAACGCCCTGAACCCGGGTTACCACTGCGCCCGCTTCGACGACCTCGAGGTGCTCCGCGCCCTGCACCAGCGCCTGAAGAAGCCCCGGGAGCCGCTCTGGGACCTGCGTCTGTCCACGATCAGGGAGCTCATCCTGCGGGTGGAGGGACTGGTGGAGCGGGAGCAGACCTTCGCCGCGTTCACCGACCTCCTCGCTCCGCTGCTGGGCGGAGCACCGCCTCTGACCACCGCCTCCCAGCGGGACGAGCAGAGGCAGCGGTCGAGGTTCATCTACGTGCGAGGTGTGATCTGCAACGGGATCGCCGAGTGGGAGGACCTCATGTGCAACGTGGAGGACTCCTTCTTCAAGCCGGAGCTGCAGCGGTTCTACCAAAGCCTGCTGGGCGACTCGGAGCAGGAGGCAGAGGGCGATGACGATGGCGAGATGAGCGGGGAAGAGCCTCGACCGCCGCCGAGTCCGGTGACACCCATCGACATGCAGAAACTCATGGAAATCATCGGCGAGGCGGAGCTGGACGAGGAGAAGATCCGGGCGGCGGTGATGCGCAGCTTGTACCGCTCCAAATACTTCCGCGACTCGCTCTACATCCAAACCTATTCGCACCTGTGCAACATGTCCGAGGACATCGTGTCCGTCATTGAGAGCACAGAGGAAGTGCCCACCTAG
- the LOC128255888 gene encoding uncharacterized protein LOC128255888 — MRRTQHSVIHSLGKYSALSTGSSHLTNKNFLDVRDGDEQGSKYLAAETLQDILNEVLRRENFQLKQSDTSLDQLCQPVVPTGLKSRSATNFALDEDLDMDPRLRNWNRVLEQRRRLQERIERQTGKRAEDVLFNRSATIDEASKRMILRVLDTADRSRPLVRLKENATLTSLKPRRDPDLCRETHELFAAKPLLQPVEFVGLPQVTQEELAATKLTPEAAESQWQRSKVLGQRLEAKRQSIQQVLEFAPDLQELQVTPAVGVVATDLPPITKVDEFELRQISGDSTVSEEEEEEDEEPEKLLFEGVGEGEGELELEPEKVGQEEGVGQVETQDLDETQDRNGLMVNGKFLDYDNPSGATGRGINLLLTCDPYQRSVKVLLDIQNLSPKLVHIGWLSKNRLRCDRLPSNAELVFDHSEFILEPLGRRVIRVMFQPQRVGLFTQRWSVCLARSPFCGTRRLDVVLQGQCTMPAPFKRRLEAHRQVPVDKQQRLQASNILQMQASLAPIVENPPLRCPYQRVLDEREVFNAQNFSYRFDRYEDIEALKDIYALAKKPRDRPWDLSIETLRRVIGQQESRFLRESLHNRLVDLLQPMKCNRCSAYPLLEHSPERERARFIYVRGTISSTIDAWEVMTLGLDDQFFKLELLRYLAEHPSLQEPGGLPQKSRRQEPTEPSDEMEIVEHVSKRVKASKYLKDSLYMHTYDLLCDAAEDIVSVIESTAD, encoded by the exons ATGAGGCGCACTCAGCACTCGGTTATACACTCCCTGGGAAAGTATTCGGCGTTGTCGACCGGAAGTTCTCACCTGACCAACAAGAACTTCTTGGATGTCCGTGATGGGGATGAGCAGGGGTCCAAGTACTTGGCCGCCGAGACCTTGCAGGACATCCTGAACGAGGTCCTTCGCAGGGAAAACTTCCAGTTGAAGCAGTCGGACACCAGCCTGGATCAGCTCTGCCAGCCGGTGGTGCCCACGGGGTTGAAGAGCAGGTCGGCCACGAACTTCGCCCTGGACGAGGATCTGGACATGGACCCGCGGCTGCGGAACTGGAACCGCGTGCTGGAGCAGCGCCGGCGGCTGCAGGAGCGGATCGAGCGGCAGACGGGCAAGCGGGCCGAGGACGTCCTCTTCAACCGCTCGGCCACCATCGACGAGGCCAGCAAGCGGATGATCCTGCGCGTCCTCGACACCGCCGACCGCTCGCGACCGCTCGTGCGGCTCAAGGAGAACGCCACGCTGACATCGCTGAAGCCGCGCCGCGACCCGGACCTCTGCCGCGAGACACACGAGCTGTTCGCCGCCAAGCCGCTCCTGCAGCCCGTGGAGTTCGTCGGCCTGCCGCAGGTCACCCAGGAGGAGCTGGCCGCCACCAAGCTGACCCCTGAGGCGGCCGAGAGCCAGTGGCAGCGCTCCAAGGTCCTGGGCCAGCGCCTCGAGGCCAAGAGGCAGTCCATACAGCAGGTGCTCGAGTTCGCGCCCGATCTGCAGGAGCTGCAGGTCACGCCGGCAGTCGGGGTCGTGGCCACTGATCTGCCACCGATCACCAAGGTCGACGAGTTCGAATTGCGGCAGATATCCGGAGATTCCACGGTGtcagaggaggaggaggaggaggacgaggagccCGAGAAGCTGCTCTTTGAGGGGGTTGGAGAGGGTGAGGGTGAGTTGGAGCTGGAACCCGAAAAAGTTGGCCAAGAGGAGGGCGTGGGCCAGGTGGAGACCCAAGATTTGGACGAGACTCAGGACAGGAACGGACTGATGGTCAACGGCAAGTTCCTCGATTACGACAATCCAAGCGGCGCCACTGGCAGAGGCATTAATCTTCTGCTCACATGTGATCCGTACCAACGGTCGGTCAAGGTGCTACTGGACATCCAG AACCTGAGCCCAAAGTTGGTGCACATTGGTTGGTTAAGCAAGAACCGCCTACGATGCGACCGATTGCCGAGTAACGCCGAGCTGGTCTTCGACCACAGCGAGTTCATCCTGGAGCCACTGGGTCGCCGTGTCATTCGGGTGATGTTCCAGCCCCAAAGGGTGGGCCTGTTCACCCAACGCTGGTCCGTGTGCCTCGCCAGGTCGCCGTTCTGCGGCACCCGGCGCCTGGACGTCGTCCTCCAGGGCCAGTGCACCATGCCGGCTCCCTTCAAGCGGCGCCTGGAGGCTCATCGGCAGGTGCCGGTGGACAAGCAGCAGCGGCTGCAGGCGAGCAACATCCTCCAGATGCAGGCCAGCCTGGCGCCCATCGTCGAGAACCCTCCGCTCAGGTGTCCCTACCAACGAGTCCTGGACGAACGTGAGGTCTTCAACGCCCAGAACTTCTCCTACCGCTTTGACCGGTACGAGGACATCGAGGCCCTCAAGGACATATACGCGCTGGCCAAGAAGCCACGCGATCGGCCCTGGGACCTGAGCATCGAGACCCTGCGCCGCGTCATTGGCCAGCAGGAGAGCCGCTTCCTGCGCGAGAGCCTCCACAACCGCCTGGTGGACCTGCTGCAGCCGATGAAGTGCAACCGGTGCTCCGCCTATCCCCTGCTGGAGCACAGCCCGGAGCGGGAGCGCGCCCGCTTCATCTACGTGCGCGGCACCATCAGCAGCACCATCGACGCGTGGGAGGTCATGACCCTCGGCCTGGACGACCAGTTCTTCAAGCTGGAGCTGCTGCGCTACCTAGCCGAGCACCCCTCCCTCCAGGAACCCGGAGGACTGCCCCAGAAGAGCCGTCGGCAGGAGCCGACGGAGCCTTCCGACGAAATGGAGATCGTGGAGCACGTCTCGAAGAGAGTCAAGGCCAGCAAGTACCTCAAGGACTCCCTCTACATGCACACCTACGACCTGCTCTGCGATGCCGCCGAGGACATTGTGTCCGTGATCGAGAGCACCGCCGACTAG